In Chitinophaga oryzae, the sequence CAAAGTGATAGCGCTGCTTTCCGCCGAGCGCGTGCCCAACTGGATAGACATTCACAACATGCGGGTGCAGCAATACGGTAACAACTATCATATCGATTGCCACATCACCATGCCTTATTACCTGTCGCTCACAGAAGCGCACGATGAAATGAAAAGGGTGGAAGTGCTGGTCAATAAAGGGTTTGAGGGGAGCGAAGTAGAATTTTTTATTCATATGGACCCGTGCATCCCTTCCTGTTGCCACTACTGCCTGAAAGATGCCTGCCCGGTGAGAAAAGAGGCTCTCACGGGGGAGATCATGTGGACGAGGGAGAATGTGTTGCCGAACAGAAAGCACGGATAGCGCTCGCAGGCTCGCGGGTTCACGCAAAGCAGCAAAGCAGCAAAGCACGCAAAGATTTTTTGAGTTTTAATAAGAAAGCAAAGGAGCGAAGATCAGATTTTGATCTTCGCTCCTTTGCTTTCTCTGCCCGCTTATATGATCTTTGCGTGCTTTGCTGCTTTGCTGCTTTGCGAGACTACTCCGCGCCTGCCTCTTCGCCATCTCCATGGCCCATTATCTCGCGGATAGGCTTCACTGCCTGATAGATGCCGCGGTTGTATTTATTGCCCAGGATGATCAGGGTGGTGGAGTCCTGCACAAAACGGTAAAACACGGTGTTGTTGCCATGCCACCAGCCATTGTGGTACACAATATTTTTGGTGCTGTCGGGATACACCATCAAACGCCATCCCAGCCCGTAATTGCGGATACCGGGTTTTTCATGGCTGTAAGGCGTATAGGCGGCTTTCAGTGTGGCTGAGTCCAGCAGTTGGCCGGAATACAGCGCCTGGTCCCATTTGAGCATATCGCGGGCGGTACTGTAGATGCCTTTGTCGCCCATCACGCCGTCGAAATAGGTGTCCGGTTCTGCCTGGCCGTTGTATTTATGGCTCTGCGTCTGGTGTGGCCGGGGCGTGGAAGCGGGATCGTATACAAAGGTGTTGACCATATGCAGCGGTTTGAAGAACGTTTGCTGCATGAAGTCGGCGTATTTCTGCCCGGTGGCCTTTTCAATGATGGAGGCCAGCAGGAGATAGTTGGTGTTGCAGTATTGGAAGTGGGTATCGGGGAGATGCTGGATGCGCGGTTTATGTTGCTCCATCAGGCGGATCACCTGTTCATTGGTGATGAACGCTGCCCTGTCTTTCCAGAGACTGTCGCAGAAATAGAGGTAGTTGGGCAGGCCGCTGCGGTGATTGAGCAGCATGCGAACACTGATGCCTTTGTAGGGAAACTCCGGGAAGAATTTCTGTACGGAGTCTTCCAGGCTCAGCTGTTTTTTTTCTGCCAGCCACAGCACAGCCGTGCCGGTGAAGGTTTTGGAGACGGAAGCCAGCTGAAAGGCGGAGCTGTCCACCAACGGTATTTTAGTCCGGTAGTTTTCCAAACCATGATATTGTTCGAAGATGATAACGCCTTTTTTAGCTACCAGGATAGCGCCGTTAAAGCCGCTGCGCAATAGTTTCCCGGTATAAAATGCATTCAGTTCCCGTTGCAGCTGCACTGTGCGCGGTGCTTTGAGAATGGCTTCGCGTTGTGCCTCCGTTAAGTTGAGCGTATACAGGCTACTGTCTGATATGGCCTTTTTCCTTTTTGCTTCCCTGCGTGCTGCATTGCCCTGGCAGCTGGAGATGATGGCAATTCCCGTGATAGATAAGATGATGCTTACTGCTTTCAATCGCTTCATTAGAGGTGATTCACTGACTTACTTAATGCTGATTCTCTCTGTAAATTTTCAAGGCGTTAAAATTATACTCATTGACAATGCATACCAAATATTCTCAGGCATCCAACCCGCTTTTAATGCATTTTTAAGCCCATTGATTATTAAAATATCAAAAAAAACAGGGTAGAAAGCCTGTTTTTTGATAAAAATCGAATTTGACTATGATAGTATTTGATTATTCCCCAACATAAAGTAGGTTTGTGCCTTGTTTTTGCCCCGCGTAACCGCAATTATTAAGCCAATTGCGACCGAAAAAATTACATATAATTCTTTATAATATTATGGAACAGGTAAAGTCTACAAGTTATCCGAAGGAAAAGATCAGCATTTTATTGTTGGAGAATATCAGTGACGCCGCTGTGGCAGAATTCACCACGGCAGGCTATTCGGTTCGCAAACTGACTGGTGCGCTCAGCGAAGCAGATCTGATCAGCGAGATCAAGGATGTTCATTTATTAGGTATCCGTTCCAAAACACAGGTCACCCGTAAAGTGCTGGAGGCTGCCAAAAAACTGCAGGCCATCGGTTGTTTCTGTATCGGCACCAACCAGGTGGACCTGAAAGCGGCCACCGAACATGGTGTGGCTGTTTTCAACGCGCCTTATTCCAACACCCGTTCTGTAGCGGAGCTGGTGATCGGACTGTCTATTGTTCTGATTCGCCGTATCGTGGACAAGAACGCGGCCGCCCACAACGGTGTCTGGATGAAAGAAGCCAAAGGCAGCTATGAGCTGCGCGGTAAAACACTGGGTATCGTCGGTTACGGCAATATCGGCAGCCAGGTGAGCGTGCTGGCGGAAAACATGGGCATGAACGTGATGTATTACGATGCCGAAACCAAACTGCCGCTGGGCAACGCCGTACAGCAAAGGTCCCTCAAAGAACTGTTTGAACAGGCGGACATCATCTCCCTGCATGTGCCTTCCAACAGGTCCACGGAAATGATGATCAACCGGGAAACCCTGTCCTACGTGAAGAAAGGAGCCATCTTCCTGAACTATGCCAGGGGAGAGGTGGTTGACCTGGAAGCGCTGAAAGAGGCCCTGGAAAGCGGTCAGTTGTCTGGTGCCGCGGTAGACGTGTTCCCGGTAGAACCGGAAAAGAACGGCGCCGCTTTCAGCACACCGCTGCAGAAGCTGTCCAACGTGATCCTGACGCCGCATATCGGTGGCAGCACCGAAGAGGCGCAGCATAACATCGGCCTCGACGTGAGCGCCAAACTGCTCAACTACCTCGAAAAAGGCGCCAGCTTCGGTTCCCATACCGTACCGGCCATCAGCGTGCCGCCTATCGAAAATACACACCGTATCCTGCACGTACACCAGAACGTGCCGGGCGTATTGTCCGCTATCAACACCGCCCTGTCTGAAAATAAAATCAATATCCTCGGACAGTACCTGAAAACCAACGACCAGATTGGTTATGTGGTGCTCGACGTGGACCGCCAGCTGTCCCAGGAAGCCCTGGCCCTGCTGAAAGAGGTGAAACATACTATCAAGGCACGACTGCTTTATTAATTTAGAGATTTAGAGATTTTGGGATTTGGGGATTTTGGGGTTTATAGGGTGTTTTAAAGCAATCTATAAATAACAAAATCTCAACATCTCAAAATCTCAGATCAAAAATCCGGTTCCCCGAAATCCTCCAATCCCAAAATCCCAAAATCCGTAAATTGAAAAATCCGTAAATTCGAAAATCCCCCATCAATTTGTAAATTGTTTCAGATTTGTTTGTTATCCTTGCAAGCGTAAACAGCCATCAAAACAGAAGCATGAACAGTATCAACGTACGCATAGCAGGGGTAGCATTAATGACCGCACTGCTAGGGCAGGTAAATGTAAACGCGCAGGACAGCGAGCCTAATAAATGGGCCCCTGAACAGATCAACATCGACGGCCAGGCAACAGAATGGCCAAAGCCACTGCAGTTTTATAACAACGATACCAAACTCTTTTATACGATCGCCAATAATAAGGATACCCTGTTCGTGATTGCCAGCGTGCCTGATAAAATCAGCCAGCAGCGTATCATGCGTTCCGGGTTGAGCATATCCATCAACCCCACCGGAAAAAAGAAAGGCGGCGCGATGATCACCTTTCCGCTGGTAGGGGAAATCAATGCAGCCCCGGACGTACCGCAGGAGTCCCGCCAGAAACTGGCCGACGAATGGAGAAGACAGGCCCTCGCCAACGTGAAGGAGATCAAAGTGGAAGGATTGACCGGCGTAACGGACGGGAATATACCCGTTAGTAATCCCAATGGCATCCGCACCGCCGCCGCTTTTGACGCAGCAGGCAACCTGGTTTGCGAATTGGCCGTACCCATTGCAGTGGCAGGCATCCCTGCCGCATACGATAAGCCGGTCGCTTACCGTTTTAAGGTAAACTCCCTGAGCGCGGCAGAACGCCGGGAACAGGAGAAAATCCTGCGGGAAAAACAAGCCAAGGCCAGCAAGGACGGGGGAGCACCCGCCATGCCGGATGAAGAGACCCGGATGAAAATGATGCTGTTCTTTTCAACGGAATTCTGGACGAGACAGACGTTGGCGGCGCACCCGTAATTTTTCAAATAGTCTTAACCGTTATTATGCATACAAATCTGTTTACCTCAGGAGCCAGGATTGCCCTCGCCGGCATCACCTGTGTACTTTTATGGACGGCCTGCCGCAAAGACAACAAAACGTCGCCGGACCCGGCGCCCCGCACAGATACCACCAAGGTAACGGCCTCGTCGGACGAGGACTCCCTGAAATACCTGATGTACCAGATCATGCAAGTCACCTACGCCGATGGCGGCCGTACCCCGGCCAGCGGACTACCAACCTACTACTGGTATTCCCAGGTGCCGGCCCTCAACCCGTTTGACGCAAAATACGCCAACGCCGACAGCCTGCTGTCTGTAATGAAGACATACGCCATTAATCAGACCACCACCCGGCCGTATGACCATTACAGTTTCCTGGACCGCAACGGGGTACTGACCAACAAACTGATGAACGGCATTTCCTCCCAGGCTTTTGCCGCCACCAATGGCGACCTGGGACTGGACTACGGCATAGCGCAGGACGGCGGCGGCAACGCCCACATTTTTGTGTTGTATGCGGATAAAAACGGTCCCGCCGGCAAAATCGGCGTTACCCGCGGATGGGAGATCATCTCGGTCAATGGTAACAGCAACATCTCCACCAGCCAGGCCTTCCTGACGTCGGTGTACAACGCCATCTTCAACAGCCCTTCGGTAACGCTGGGCTTCAGAAGGCCGGATGGCACCACCATCACCCAAACCCTGACCACCGCCAGCTATAACATCAACCCGGTTGTTTTTGATACCGTGTTTACACTGGCTGGAAGCGGCAAAAAGGTAGGCTATTTCTCCATGTACACCTTCTCCAGCATCATCAATAGCAGCGGTCAGGACACCTATACCAAAACCGCGCTGGACCAGCTGTTCAATAAGTTTGCCGCACAGGGGATCACCAGCCTGATCGTGGATTTCCGCTACAACGGCGGCGGCGCGGTGTCTACGGCCGAATACCTGGACAATGCCATTGCTCCGGCCGGGGCAGCAGGTAAACTGATGTACAGCACCGTCTTCAACGATAAGCTGATGGCGCATGCCTCCCAGGTGGGACTGACGACCACCACCAAATTTGCGGCAGCCACCAGCAAACTTCGCCTCGACGATGTGTTTTTCATCACTACCGGCAATACGGCATCTGCCAGCGAACTGACGCTGAATAACCTGAAACCGTATATGACCGTGAAACTGGTGGGCGCTAAGACCTATGGTAAACCAGTCGGTTTCATCGATTTCAACATCGCTGTTTTCGATCAGAACCACAACCGGAAATATCTGGCAGACCTGTATGCCATTAACTTTGAGACGAAGAACGCCAATGGCGTGGGCGGGTATTTTACAGGGATTGATGTGGACGCAACTGCATATGATTATGTAAACGTACCCTGGGGAGATACCCGGAATGATGACAACCTGAAAGCGATTGTCAATTATCTTACCACCGGAAAATACACCGGCAACGCCCGGGCCGCATCGACCGAAATGAGTAATCTGCGGCAGGCGATCCCGTCACTGAAGCCGGTGAACGGTTTTAACGGCATGGTGGACTATGAACGCAGCCGCATTATCAGCGCCGGTCACTAGTTACTAAGAAGCTTACAAACAATATTGATCCCCGCAAAGCCGTCTGCGACGCTTTGCGGGGATTTTTCATCAGTAAATAATCACCTCGTCGGTAAACATAAACCCACGTTGCCCGTTCTTCGCAATGACACGCACATAACGCGCCTTTTGCTGACGCAGATCAAATTTAAAATCCTTGAAAGCCAGCGTGGACAGGCTAACCGGCACATCGTTGCTGACGGTTTGCACGGTGCGGAAGTGTTGTCCGTCATCTGATAACTGTACTTCCACTGCTGCCGGGATGTAGACACCTGGACCGGTCAGCTGCATAAAATTGATGGACAAACGCTGCAGCTCCGTCACCTTTTCCAGGTCTACCGTAATATCCATATCTCCCAGAAATCCCTGCCACTGGCCGTCCCCGTATGTCAGCGATCCACGGTATCCGTTCACCAGCGTTGCTTCGCGCTGCGCTGCATACTTCTCATTATAAGGTCTGTTGTAAATTACTTTTTTCCCGAGGGCCATATGATCGTCCACTGCCAGCACCGCCGGTTTGCCCTCCAGCACAGTGTCCCGGAAGATAGCTGCCGTAACAACCGCCGATCCTTTCACCGTAAAACGTCCGTTGTATAACATCGACTGCGGCGTGGGAGCGGAGCCGTCTGTGGTGTAACGAATCTGTGGGCGATACTGTTCCGAGGTAAACGTAATAGCCGCTTCATGCTGTGTGGTATTAATTTCCGGATGGATGCTCACCGCATAGGAAGGACGGTAATAATTTACGTTTAGGCGTTGCAGTAATCGATAGTGCGACTGCATCCGCTGATGGAAGTCATCCCATTTTTTGCGCAGCGTGTCCGACCATACTACCTCTGACAGCGCTATCACCCGCGGGTAGGTCATGTATTCCAGGTGGTAGGAGTTAGGGATGTACTCCGTCCATATATTGGCCTGAGCGCCCAGCACATGTTTAGCTGCGGTGCTGTCCAGTTCGCGGGGGACCGGTTCGTAGCTGTACACTTTTTCCAGCGGAAGGTAACCGCCGATGGCTTCCGGCTGGGTGACAGGGTCTGCCTGGTAGCTGTCGAAGTAACAGTAGGCGCCGGGCGTCATCACCACATCGTGACCGGCTTTGGCTGCAGCGATGCCGCCGCTTTCACCGCGCCAGGACATCACGGTAGCTTCCGGCGCCAGGCCGCCTTCCAGTATTTCGTCCCATCCCAGCAGTTTGCGGTGGCGGGAGATCAGGAATTTTTCCATGCGGCGGATGGCGTAGCTCTGCAACTCTTTTTCATCGTTGAGCTTTTCGGTGCGGATGCGCTGCTGGCATTTGGGACATTGTTTCCATGCTTTGGTGGAAGCCTCATCGCCGCCGATATGAATGTACCGGGAAGGGAAGATGGCCATCACTTCGTCGAGCACGTTTTCGAGGAAATAAAAAGTGGAGTCGTTGCCGAGGCAGAACTCTGAATTTTTGTAAGGTATACCGGAGCAGGAGAGCGCCGGGT encodes:
- a CDS encoding S41 family peptidase, yielding MHTNLFTSGARIALAGITCVLLWTACRKDNKTSPDPAPRTDTTKVTASSDEDSLKYLMYQIMQVTYADGGRTPASGLPTYYWYSQVPALNPFDAKYANADSLLSVMKTYAINQTTTRPYDHYSFLDRNGVLTNKLMNGISSQAFAATNGDLGLDYGIAQDGGGNAHIFVLYADKNGPAGKIGVTRGWEIISVNGNSNISTSQAFLTSVYNAIFNSPSVTLGFRRPDGTTITQTLTTASYNINPVVFDTVFTLAGSGKKVGYFSMYTFSSIINSSGQDTYTKTALDQLFNKFAAQGITSLIVDFRYNGGGAVSTAEYLDNAIAPAGAAGKLMYSTVFNDKLMAHASQVGLTTTTKFAAATSKLRLDDVFFITTGNTASASELTLNNLKPYMTVKLVGAKTYGKPVGFIDFNIAVFDQNHNRKYLADLYAINFETKNANGVGGYFTGIDVDATAYDYVNVPWGDTRNDDNLKAIVNYLTTGKYTGNARAASTEMSNLRQAIPSLKPVNGFNGMVDYERSRIISAGH
- a CDS encoding glycoside hydrolase family 20 protein, giving the protein MFKYCVGMLLLTACCVLPGKAQYTGNLDLIPRPSQITAGTGYFHLNGQGLLFPGKDFRQATGLLKEMGHFPATGKNRSTIIFRKANASTIPHPDGYRIRITPAAVTIDARSDAGAINAALAIVQLSWLQPDRSLLPCADIADQPRFNYRGVHLDVSRNFFPASYIKRFIDLMALYRMNTFHWHLTDGAGWRLEIKKYPALTQQAAWRTTANWKEWWKSGRRYSHEGDPNAYGGYYTRQEAKEIVAYAATRGITVIPEIEMPGHSEEVLAMYPALSCSGIPYKNSEFCLGNDSTFYFLENVLDEVMAIFPSRYIHIGGDEASTKAWKQCPKCQQRIRTEKLNDEKELQSYAIRRMEKFLISRHRKLLGWDEILEGGLAPEATVMSWRGESGGIAAAKAGHDVVMTPGAYCYFDSYQADPVTQPEAIGGYLPLEKVYSYEPVPRELDSTAAKHVLGAQANIWTEYIPNSYHLEYMTYPRVIALSEVVWSDTLRKKWDDFHQRMQSHYRLLQRLNVNYYRPSYAVSIHPEINTTQHEAAITFTSEQYRPQIRYTTDGSAPTPQSMLYNGRFTVKGSAVVTAAIFRDTVLEGKPAVLAVDDHMALGKKVIYNRPYNEKYAAQREATLVNGYRGSLTYGDGQWQGFLGDMDITVDLEKVTELQRLSINFMQLTGPGVYIPAAVEVQLSDDGQHFRTVQTVSNDVPVSLSTLAFKDFKFDLRQQKARYVRVIAKNGQRGFMFTDEVIIY
- a CDS encoding serine hydrolase domain-containing protein translates to MKRLKAVSIILSITGIAIISSCQGNAARREAKRKKAISDSSLYTLNLTEAQREAILKAPRTVQLQRELNAFYTGKLLRSGFNGAILVAKKGVIIFEQYHGLENYRTKIPLVDSSAFQLASVSKTFTGTAVLWLAEKKQLSLEDSVQKFFPEFPYKGISVRMLLNHRSGLPNYLYFCDSLWKDRAAFITNEQVIRLMEQHKPRIQHLPDTHFQYCNTNYLLLASIIEKATGQKYADFMQQTFFKPLHMVNTFVYDPASTPRPHQTQSHKYNGQAEPDTYFDGVMGDKGIYSTARDMLKWDQALYSGQLLDSATLKAAYTPYSHEKPGIRNYGLGWRLMVYPDSTKNIVYHNGWWHGNNTVFYRFVQDSTTLIILGNKYNRGIYQAVKPIREIMGHGDGEEAGAE
- the serA gene encoding phosphoglycerate dehydrogenase gives rise to the protein MEQVKSTSYPKEKISILLLENISDAAVAEFTTAGYSVRKLTGALSEADLISEIKDVHLLGIRSKTQVTRKVLEAAKKLQAIGCFCIGTNQVDLKAATEHGVAVFNAPYSNTRSVAELVIGLSIVLIRRIVDKNAAAHNGVWMKEAKGSYELRGKTLGIVGYGNIGSQVSVLAENMGMNVMYYDAETKLPLGNAVQQRSLKELFEQADIISLHVPSNRSTEMMINRETLSYVKKGAIFLNYARGEVVDLEALKEALESGQLSGAAVDVFPVEPEKNGAAFSTPLQKLSNVILTPHIGGSTEEAQHNIGLDVSAKLLNYLEKGASFGSHTVPAISVPPIENTHRILHVHQNVPGVLSAINTALSENKINILGQYLKTNDQIGYVVLDVDRQLSQEALALLKEVKHTIKARLLY